One Candidatus Paceibacterota bacterium DNA segment encodes these proteins:
- a CDS encoding cytochrome c biogenesis protein CcdA encodes MLELPVAAAFIGGIVSFLSPCILPIVPGFLAYLAGTTLADAPQRRRDMLINAFWFVCGFSLVFAVLGVLLHTVLATVAYDARIWMSRIGGGMIILFGLMLMDIIHIPWLSRAHVARVHPNPSARWLTSFLFGSAFATGWTPCVGAVLGAILTLSITQPGSAFILLMAYALGLGVPFLLAAFFTSFFQKGMVRIGGALPYISKGFGVLLVVMGVLVVLQRLERIASFDILLRFLPF; translated from the coding sequence ATGCTCGAACTCCCTGTTGCCGCTGCATTTATTGGAGGAATTGTTTCCTTTCTTTCTCCGTGCATCTTACCCATTGTGCCTGGATTTTTAGCATATCTTGCCGGCACAACGCTGGCCGATGCTCCGCAGCGTCGTCGTGACATGCTCATCAATGCGTTTTGGTTCGTATGCGGCTTTTCTCTTGTGTTTGCGGTGCTTGGAGTTCTTCTGCACACTGTACTTGCAACGGTCGCATATGATGCGCGCATCTGGATGTCACGCATCGGTGGCGGGATGATTATTCTGTTCGGCCTTATGCTGATGGACATCATTCATATTCCATGGCTTTCACGGGCGCATGTAGCGCGCGTGCACCCGAATCCTTCGGCGCGGTGGCTCACTTCATTTCTCTTTGGCTCTGCCTTCGCCACAGGATGGACGCCGTGTGTAGGGGCGGTGCTCGGAGCCATTCTCACGCTTTCCATTACCCAACCGGGGTCTGCTTTTATACTTCTTATGGCGTATGCGCTTGGGCTGGGTGTGCCATTTTTATTGGCGGCATTTTTCACGTCCTTCTTCCAAAAGGGTATGGTACGTATTGGCGGCGCCTTGCCGTATATTTCCAAAGGCTTCGGCGTACTGTTAGTGGTTATGGGGGTTCTCGTGGTACTCCAGCGCCTAGAGCGCATTGCGTCGTTCGATATCTTGCTTAGATTTTTGCCCTTCTAA